The following nucleotide sequence is from Mesobacillus jeotgali.
CAATCATACAAGCACCAATGGCAGGAGGGGTAACTACCACGGAACTGGTGGCATCAGTATCAAACGCTGGCGGCCTTGGCATGGTCGGTGCAGGATATATGGAACCCGGCCAGTTGAGGAGTCAAATTAGGGAGATCAAGAAGCTGACGGACAAGCCATATGGAGTGAATTTGTTTATACCAGGAGATTTTCGAGTCTCAAAGTTTGATTTAGACTTGGCCTTCGACAGGCTCCAGCCTTTTCGTGATGAGTTGAATATAAAGGAAGAAGTCCCGGTCGTCCCGGATTCGAAGGAGGAACATGTCAAATTCGCTCAGTTGCTGGACGTCATCATCGGAGAAAAAGTTCCTGTCTGCTCCTTTACCTTTGGCATTCCTGCGGAAGAAGTCATCTCAAAGTTAAAAAGTGAGGGGGTCATCCTCATTGGAACTGCAACAAGCGTCAATGAAGCAGTGATGAATGAAAATGCCGGAATGGATATCGTTGTCGGGCAGGGAAGTGAAGCGGGCGGGCATCGCGGTACTTTTTCGGAAGATGGCGGGGATCATTTATTAGGAGTAATGTCGCTGATTCCTCAGATAACAGAGAAAGTATCAATACCAGTTATTGCTGCCGGAGGGATTATGAATGGTAAGGGGGTTATAGCCTCACTCTGTTTGGGGGCAAATGGAGTGCAAATGGGAACAGCTTTCCTGACGTGCAAAGAGAGCGGTGCCCATAAAGTATACAAAGAAGCGGTCCTCAAGGCAGCCGATTCAGATACTGTCCTGACTCGCGCTTTTTCAGGTAAGTGGGCCAGAGGAATCAAGAATCAATTTATTAAAGATATAGAGGAAGGTCAGGCTCCCATTCCTGATTATCCAGTTCAAAATAAACTGACCACTAAAATAAGGAAGGCGGCAGCCTCACGGAATGACAGCCGGTTCATGTCGCTTTGGTCTGGCCAAAGCCCAGGGCTGGCAAAGGACCAAACCGTTAAAGAGCTGATTAGAGAAATTGTTTCTCAGGCTGAGGAAATAAAGGCATCACTTTGAGGAACAGGTAAATCGCCCGTCTTGATGAAAACGGAATGTTCGAAGATTAA
It contains:
- a CDS encoding NAD(P)H-dependent flavin oxidoreductase; the encoded protein is MWDNRLTELLNIEFPIIQAPMAGGVTTTELVASVSNAGGLGMVGAGYMEPGQLRSQIREIKKLTDKPYGVNLFIPGDFRVSKFDLDLAFDRLQPFRDELNIKEEVPVVPDSKEEHVKFAQLLDVIIGEKVPVCSFTFGIPAEEVISKLKSEGVILIGTATSVNEAVMNENAGMDIVVGQGSEAGGHRGTFSEDGGDHLLGVMSLIPQITEKVSIPVIAAGGIMNGKGVIASLCLGANGVQMGTAFLTCKESGAHKVYKEAVLKAADSDTVLTRAFSGKWARGIKNQFIKDIEEGQAPIPDYPVQNKLTTKIRKAAASRNDSRFMSLWSGQSPGLAKDQTVKELIREIVSQAEEIKASL